A section of the Kribbella voronezhensis genome encodes:
- a CDS encoding nitrate reductase subunit alpha: MDGSFTEALVRTGRFFTRGTVSDDLRTITKAGGREADDFYRDRWSHDKVVRSTHGVNCTGSCSWKVYVKDGIITWETQQTDYPSVGPDSPEYEPRGCPRGAAFSWYTYSPTRVRYPYVRGVLLQMFREAKAQYGGDPVRAWEHIVENPLRAKAYKSARGKGGLVRASWDEASEIVAAAHVHTIKKYGPDRVAGFSPIPAMSMVSHASGARFVNLIGGSMLSFYDWYADLPVASPQVFGDQTDVPESGDWWNAGYLIMWGSNLPVTRTPDAHWMTEARYRGQKVVAVAPDYADNVKFADEWLPAKPGTDAALAMAMGHVVLREFFVDRETPYFTGYVKTYTDLPYLVRLEESADGEYTAGKFLTAADLADHSGDENAAFKTVLLDSRSGAPVVPNGSLGHRYGEAGVGKWNLELGDVDPALSLLATATESVVVRMPRFDTPDGAAADLPRGVPVQRVEGHLVTTVFDLLLAQYGVGRSQHGSALPGTWPTGKNKGYDDASSPYTPAWQEAITGVPAATAARIGREFARNAEESKGRSMIVMGAGTNHWFHSDTIYRAFLTLTNLTGCQGVNGGGWAHYVGQEKVRPITGYTQIANALDWNRPPRNMIQTAYWYLHTNQFRYDQFGADTLSATTGKGRLAGRSTADVIAQSARMGWMPSYPTFDRNPLDLSDDAAAAGQPVGEYVVQQLKAGELGFAGEDPDAPGNYPRILSIWRANLLGSSGKGNEYFLKHLLGTDSSLRAAETPEELRPVDVTWRDHAPEGKLDLLMTIDFRQTSTTIFSDVVLPAATWYEKHDLSTTDMHPFVHSFNPAIAPPWQTRTDWDAWQTIAEKFSKLAVTHLGVRKDVVAVPLTHDTPDAMANPHGVVRDWKKGECEPIPGVTMPKLVEVERDYGAIADKLNALGPLVDTLGATTKGVTFDLTKPVDYLRAKNGAVRGGVADGRPSLQKDVHVCEAILALSGTTNGHLATQGFKTLEKRTGVRLADLAEEHQGKQITFADTQGPPVPVITSPEWSGSETGGRRYSPFTVNVERKKPWHTLTGRMHFYLDHDWMTELGEGLPVYRPPLNLAALFAEPALGSVSDGSAGQVEGLTVRYLTPHNKWSIHSEYQDNLFMLSLSRGGQNIWMSDRDAAKVGIEDNDWIEAVNRNGVVVARAIVSHRMPEGTVYMYHAQDRLIDVPLAETSGKRGGIHNSLTRLLVKPSHLIGAYAQLTFAFNYLGPTGNQRDEVTIIRKRSQEVTY; this comes from the coding sequence ATGGACGGTTCGTTCACCGAAGCCCTCGTCCGCACCGGGAGGTTCTTCACCCGGGGCACCGTCTCGGACGACCTGCGAACCATCACCAAGGCCGGCGGACGCGAGGCGGACGACTTCTACCGCGACCGCTGGAGCCACGACAAGGTCGTCCGGTCCACCCACGGGGTGAACTGCACCGGCTCGTGCTCGTGGAAGGTCTACGTCAAGGACGGGATCATCACCTGGGAGACCCAGCAGACCGACTACCCCTCTGTCGGCCCGGACTCGCCGGAGTACGAGCCACGCGGCTGTCCACGCGGCGCGGCCTTCTCCTGGTACACCTACTCGCCCACCCGGGTGCGCTACCCCTACGTGCGCGGTGTCCTGCTCCAGATGTTCCGCGAGGCCAAGGCGCAGTACGGCGGCGATCCGGTCCGGGCGTGGGAGCACATCGTCGAGAATCCCTTGCGGGCCAAGGCCTACAAGTCCGCTCGCGGCAAGGGCGGTCTGGTCCGGGCGAGCTGGGACGAGGCGAGCGAGATCGTGGCCGCCGCGCACGTTCACACGATCAAGAAGTACGGCCCCGACCGGGTGGCCGGCTTCTCGCCCATCCCCGCGATGTCGATGGTTTCGCACGCGTCCGGTGCCCGCTTCGTCAATCTCATCGGCGGCTCGATGCTGAGCTTCTACGATTGGTACGCCGATCTGCCGGTGGCCTCGCCACAGGTCTTCGGTGACCAGACCGACGTTCCCGAGTCCGGCGACTGGTGGAACGCCGGCTACCTGATCATGTGGGGCTCCAACCTCCCGGTCACCCGGACTCCGGACGCGCACTGGATGACCGAGGCGCGGTACCGCGGCCAGAAGGTCGTCGCCGTCGCTCCCGACTACGCCGACAACGTCAAGTTCGCCGACGAGTGGTTGCCCGCGAAGCCCGGTACCGATGCGGCTCTCGCGATGGCGATGGGTCACGTCGTACTGCGGGAGTTCTTCGTCGACCGGGAGACGCCCTACTTCACCGGGTACGTGAAGACCTACACCGATCTGCCCTATCTGGTCCGGTTGGAGGAGAGCGCCGACGGCGAGTACACCGCGGGCAAGTTCCTCACCGCCGCCGACCTGGCGGACCACTCCGGCGACGAGAACGCGGCCTTCAAAACGGTGCTCCTCGACTCGCGCAGCGGCGCGCCCGTCGTCCCGAACGGCTCTCTGGGACACCGGTACGGCGAGGCCGGCGTCGGCAAGTGGAACCTCGAGCTCGGTGACGTCGACCCGGCGCTGTCCCTCCTCGCCACCGCGACCGAGTCGGTCGTCGTCCGGATGCCACGTTTCGACACTCCCGACGGTGCTGCCGCCGACCTACCCCGAGGTGTGCCCGTGCAGCGCGTGGAGGGCCACCTGGTCACCACCGTCTTCGACCTCCTTCTCGCCCAGTACGGCGTCGGCCGATCGCAGCACGGCAGCGCACTCCCCGGCACCTGGCCGACCGGGAAGAACAAGGGGTACGACGACGCGTCGTCGCCGTACACACCCGCTTGGCAGGAAGCCATCACGGGCGTGCCGGCCGCCACGGCCGCCCGGATCGGGCGCGAGTTCGCCCGGAACGCCGAGGAGTCCAAGGGCCGGTCGATGATCGTCATGGGCGCCGGCACCAACCACTGGTTCCACTCCGACACGATCTACCGCGCCTTCCTCACGCTCACCAATCTCACCGGCTGCCAAGGGGTCAACGGGGGCGGCTGGGCGCACTACGTCGGCCAGGAGAAGGTCCGCCCGATCACCGGCTACACGCAGATCGCCAACGCGCTCGACTGGAACCGCCCACCACGCAACATGATCCAGACCGCGTACTGGTACCTGCACACCAACCAGTTCCGCTACGACCAGTTCGGTGCCGACACGCTCTCGGCCACCACCGGCAAGGGCCGGCTCGCGGGCCGGTCGACGGCCGACGTGATCGCGCAGAGCGCCCGGATGGGCTGGATGCCGTCGTACCCGACCTTCGACCGCAATCCGCTCGACCTCAGCGACGACGCGGCGGCCGCGGGACAGCCGGTGGGCGAGTACGTCGTCCAGCAGCTCAAGGCCGGCGAGCTCGGCTTCGCCGGCGAGGATCCCGATGCCCCCGGCAACTATCCGCGGATCCTGTCGATCTGGCGGGCCAACCTGCTCGGCTCGTCGGGCAAGGGCAACGAGTACTTCCTCAAGCACCTGCTCGGCACCGACTCCTCGCTCCGCGCCGCCGAGACACCGGAGGAACTGCGGCCCGTCGACGTCACCTGGCGCGACCATGCGCCGGAGGGCAAGCTCGACCTGCTGATGACGATCGACTTCCGGCAGACCAGTACGACGATCTTCTCCGACGTCGTCCTGCCGGCCGCCACCTGGTACGAGAAGCATGACCTCAGCACCACCGACATGCACCCGTTCGTGCACTCCTTCAATCCCGCCATCGCGCCTCCCTGGCAGACCCGGACCGACTGGGACGCGTGGCAGACCATCGCGGAGAAGTTCAGCAAGCTCGCGGTGACCCACCTCGGCGTACGCAAGGACGTCGTCGCGGTGCCGCTCACGCACGACACCCCGGACGCGATGGCCAACCCGCACGGCGTCGTCCGCGACTGGAAGAAGGGCGAGTGCGAGCCGATCCCCGGCGTCACCATGCCCAAGCTCGTCGAGGTCGAGCGTGACTACGGCGCGATCGCCGACAAGCTGAACGCGCTCGGTCCACTGGTCGACACCCTCGGCGCGACCACCAAGGGCGTCACCTTCGACCTGACCAAGCCGGTCGACTACCTCAGGGCCAAGAACGGCGCCGTCCGGGGCGGCGTCGCCGACGGCCGACCGTCCCTGCAGAAGGATGTCCACGTCTGCGAAGCGATCCTGGCGCTGTCCGGGACCACGAACGGACACCTGGCGACGCAGGGATTCAAGACCCTGGAGAAGCGCACCGGCGTACGGCTCGCCGACCTCGCCGAGGAACACCAGGGCAAGCAGATCACCTTCGCCGACACCCAGGGTCCGCCCGTTCCGGTGATCACCTCGCCGGAGTGGTCGGGCTCCGAGACCGGCGGCCGGCGCTACTCGCCCTTCACCGTCAACGTGGAGCGGAAGAAGCCCTGGCACACGCTGACCGGGCGGATGCACTTCTACCTCGACCACGACTGGATGACCGAACTCGGCGAAGGACTGCCCGTCTACCGGCCACCGCTCAACCTCGCGGCCCTCTTCGCGGAGCCCGCTCTCGGCAGCGTGTCCGACGGGTCGGCGGGTCAGGTCGAGGGGCTGACCGTGCGGTACCTGACCCCGCACAACAAATGGTCGATCCACTCCGAGTACCAGGACAACCTCTTCATGCTCTCGCTGTCGCGCGGCGGGCAGAACATCTGGATGAGCGACCGGGACGCGGCCAAGGTCGGGATCGAGGACAACGACTGGATCGAGGCGGTCAACCGCAACGGCGTCGTGGTCGCCCGGGCGATCGTCTCGCACCGGATGCCGGAAGGAACGGTGTACATGTACCACGCGCAGGACCGGCTGATCGACGTACCGCTGGCGGAGACGTCCGGCAAACGCGGCGGCATCCACAACTCGCTGACCCGCCTGCTGGTGAAGCCGTCCCACCTGATCGGCGCCTACGCCCAGCTGACCTTTGCCTTCAACTACCTCGGCCCCACCGGCAACCAGCGCGACGAGGTCACCATCATCCGCAAGCGCAGCCAGGAGGTGACCTACTGA
- a CDS encoding MFS transporter, with the protein MSTSIANDPARGHGGEGDPGDEGKAMTAPSASEPRARAVTRSPWLMLAMATIGFAVNFWAWALISPLGPLFRTTGSLGALTESDVALMVAVPVVVGSLGRIVVGGLTDRYGGRVMFPIISGVTILPILFIAFVALDSYALLLVGGFFLGIAGTAFAVGVPFVNAWFPPDKRGLAIGVFGAGMGGTAISALTTVKLTDHLGAKSPFLITAAVLACYAVAAWLVLRDAPGRVVPTTSLASRISVNARLAITWQACVLYAVAFGGYVAFSVYLPAYLKTAHHLTAADAANRMAGFVLVAVIMRPVGGWLADKVGAIPVLATGFGVVVVCAGISAGTPPLHGIGTLAFLAMAAALGSGSGATFALIAKVTEPSRVGGVTGLVGAAGGLGGFVPPLIMGYVYGRTDSYAIGLWLLSGTAALALLLTLTIVRRTATKGQEPR; encoded by the coding sequence CCGCGGGCTCGCGCGGTCACCCGCTCGCCCTGGCTGATGCTCGCGATGGCGACGATCGGCTTCGCGGTCAACTTCTGGGCCTGGGCGCTGATCAGCCCGCTCGGCCCACTCTTCCGGACCACCGGCTCCCTCGGCGCTCTGACGGAGTCCGACGTGGCCCTGATGGTCGCGGTACCGGTGGTCGTGGGCTCGCTCGGCCGCATCGTCGTCGGCGGGCTGACCGACCGGTACGGCGGCCGCGTCATGTTCCCGATCATCTCGGGTGTCACCATCCTGCCGATCCTGTTCATCGCGTTCGTCGCCCTCGACTCCTACGCGCTGCTCCTGGTCGGTGGCTTCTTCCTCGGCATCGCCGGTACCGCGTTCGCCGTCGGTGTCCCGTTCGTCAACGCGTGGTTCCCACCCGACAAGCGTGGTCTGGCCATCGGCGTCTTCGGAGCCGGCATGGGCGGTACCGCGATCAGCGCGCTGACCACCGTCAAGCTCACCGACCACCTGGGTGCCAAGTCACCCTTCCTCATCACCGCCGCCGTACTGGCCTGCTACGCCGTTGCGGCTTGGCTGGTCCTGCGGGACGCTCCCGGCAGGGTCGTCCCCACCACCTCACTGGCGTCGCGGATCTCGGTCAACGCGCGGCTCGCGATCACCTGGCAGGCGTGCGTCCTCTACGCGGTGGCCTTCGGCGGGTACGTCGCCTTCTCGGTGTACCTCCCGGCGTACCTCAAGACCGCGCACCACCTCACCGCGGCCGACGCGGCCAACCGGATGGCCGGCTTCGTCCTCGTCGCCGTCATCATGCGACCGGTCGGGGGCTGGCTCGCCGACAAGGTCGGCGCGATCCCGGTACTGGCGACCGGCTTCGGTGTCGTCGTGGTCTGCGCGGGCATCTCGGCCGGTACGCCGCCACTGCACGGCATCGGAACGCTCGCCTTCCTCGCCATGGCGGCCGCACTCGGCTCCGGCAGCGGTGCGACGTTCGCCCTCATCGCCAAGGTCACCGAGCCGTCCCGGGTGGGCGGGGTCACCGGCCTGGTCGGTGCCGCCGGCGGACTGGGTGGCTTCGTCCCGCCGTTGATCATGGGCTACGTCTACGGTCGCACGGACTCCTACGCCATCGGCTTGTGGCTGCTCTCCGGTACGGCGGCCCTCGCGCTCCTGCTCACCCTCACGATCGTCCGCCGAACCGCCACCAAGGGACAGGAACCTCGTTGA